CAAGGTCTGGTATGACGAGATTTCGGCCATCGTCGACTTGAGCGACGGCAAGGCCGGCGACGGCATCCCGATCGACGCCATGACCAAGGAATGGGGCGACGCCGAAGCCGCCTTCGCCGAAGCGCCGGTGCGCGTCTGCGCCGCCTACAACACGCCGCGCGAGTTCCAGGCGGCGATGGAGCCGCATGGGCTGATCGCGCGCTGGGAAGGCGACGAGCTCACCATCTGGGAGCCGAGCCAGTGGCTGGACGGCATGGCGCGCACCTATGCCGAATGGTTCGGCGTGTCGTTCGAGAATGTGCGGCTGATCTCGCCCTATATCGGTGGCGGCTTCGGCTCGAAGGCCCTGGCGCTCGCGCACAGCGCGGTGGCCGCCGCGGCGGCAAGGATGCTGGGAAGGCCGGTGAAGCTGGTGCTCAACCGCCCGCAGAATTTCACCTCCTATGGCGGCCGCGCCGCGACGCGACAGACCGTGGCGATAGGCGCCGACAAGCAAGGCCGCATCCAGTCGATCGTGCATCGCGGCGTCAACGAGACGGCCGTCGACGGCATGTGGGTCGAGCCGCTCGGCTCGGTCACCTCGATCATGTACGCCACGCCCAATTTCTCCTCGAAGCAGAATGTGGTGCGCGTGAACACGGTGGTGCCGGGGGCAAAACGCGCGCCAGGCGAGAACCCGAGCGCCTTCGGCATCGAATGCGCCATCGACGAGCTTGCATACGAGCTCGGCATCGATCCGCTGGAGATGCGGCTGATCAACTACGCCGAACAGGATCCGCACGCGAAGAAGGCGTGGTCGACGAGGCAATTGCGCGAAGCCTTCGCCGTCGGCGCGGAAGCCTTCGGCTGGGCGAAGCGTTCACCCGCGCCGCGCTCGATGCGCGACGGCCACCAGCTCATCGGCTGGGGCGTGGCGGCCGGCACCTACCCGGTGCGGCGCGCGCACGGCGAGGCGGTGGTGAAGATACTCACCGACGGTTCGGTCGAGGTCGAAAGCTCCTCCATCGACATGGGCCAGGGCACCTACACGATCCTGGCGCAGACCGCCGCCGAGACGCTCGGCGTGCCGGTGGAGCAGGTTTCGGTGAAGCTCGGCGACTCGCGCCTTGCGCGGGCCGGCGTCACCGGCGGGTCACGGCTTGCCGGCGTCATGACCGGCGCCGTCTACAAGGCGGCCGGCCAGGCGCTCGACGAGATGATCGGCCTGGCGCTCTCCGATCCGCGCTCGCCCTTCCATGGGCTGCAGGCGAACACGCTGGCGGTGCGGGACGGCCGCATCGCCTCGCCTCGCGGCGATGGGCCGGAGCTGTCGATCGCCGAATTCCTGTCGGCCGTCGGCCGCGAGCGGATCGAGGCCAAGGGCGACACCGTTCCAGCCAGCTTCACGCCGGAACAGCGCTACAACAACTACACGACAATTGCCATGGCGCTGCCGCACACCGAAGGCGACTATTCGCGCCATTCCTGGTGCGCGCATTTCGTCGAGGTGCGCGTCGACGAGGATTTCGGCACGGTGCGCGTGTCGCGCGTGGTGTCGGCGCTGGATTCCGGCCGGCTCTACAACCCGAAGCTGGCGGAGAGCCAGTGGAAGGGCGGCATCATCATGGGCATCGGCCAGGCGCTGCTCGAAGAAGGCATCGTCGACCGCCGCCACGGCCGCATCGTCAACGGCAACCTCGCCGACTACATGCTGCCGACCAATGCCGACATTCCGGATATCCAGACCATCTCGGTCGGCATCCCCGACCCGCACTCCTCCGCCCTCGGCGGCAAGGGCGTGGGGGAACTCGGCATCGTCGGCGTGGCGCCCGCGATCGCCAACGCGGTGTTCCACGCGACGGGGAAGCGGGTGCGTGATCTGCCGATCACGCTGGAGAAGTTGATCTGAGGGTGGAAGTTGGGCGCCGGCGCTAACGCTGCCGACCTCCCCCCTTGTGGGGGAGATGGCCGGTAGGCCAGAGGGGGGCGCGAAGGAACGCAGCTTCTCCGGCAACCGTAATTTGCGAGCGGCGCAAATGATCGGCTGAGAGCTCGGCGGGACAGCGCCCCCCTCTGTCCTGCCGGACATCTCCCCCACGAGGGGGGAGATTACTCGCTCGTGCGCTTTCGCCAATCTCCGACGGTGCCCTTCCTACCAATCCAGCCCGAACACCAATTTGCCGAAATGCAGGCCGCCGGCGGCCATGTGGGTGTAGGCCTCCGTCGCCTCGTTCTGTGAAAACACCTTGTCGACGACCGGCTCGATCCGGGCGGCGGCGATGGCCCGGGCGGCGTCGCGCAGGTCGGATACCGATCCGGTGTTGTTGCCCACCACTTTCAGCGCCTTGATGATGATCGGCAGCAGGTTGACGGAGGCCTCGGCGCCGGTGACGAAGCCGATGGTGAACAGCGTGCCGCCGGGCGCGGTGGCGTTGACGGCGCGCGCGAAGGTTGCGGTGCCGCCGGTCTCGACGACGAGGTCGGCGCCGAGGCCATCGGTCAACTCCAGCACCTTGCCGTCCCAATCCGGTGTCGCGCGGTAGTTGATGAGATGATCGGCGCCGAGCGCCTTGGCCCGCTCCAGCTTCTCGTCCGAAGACGAGGTGATGATCACGGTGGCGCCGGCCGCCTTGGCAAGCTGAAGCGTGAAGATCGAGACGCCGCCGGTGCCGAGCAGCACGACGACCGAGCCCGGCCCGACGCCGGCGGCTCGGATCGCGTTCCAGGCGGTGGTGCCGGCGATGGGGAGCGTCGAGGCCGCCTCGAAGGAAAGATGCGCCGGCACCGGCACGATCGAATTGGCCGGCAGCGCCACATATTCGGCGAGCGATCCGGGCAGCGAGATGCCGCGCATCTGCGTCATCTCGTAAGGACGCGGCCGGCCGCCGATCCAGCGCGGCTTGGCGTGAGCGACGACGCGGTCGCCGATGGCGAACCTTGTCACACCCTCGCCGAGCGCGACGATCTCGCCGGCGCCGTCGGCGACGGGTATGAGCGGGAAAACCGGTCCGGGATAGTTGCCGCTCGCCACAGCGACATCGACGAAATTCAGGCTCGCCGCGCGCTGGCGGATCAGCACCTCGCCGCGTTGCGGTTCGGGCGTGGCGACGCTGGCGGCACGGAAGGCGTCAAGTCTGGGCTGGTTGAGTTCGATGGCTTTCATGGGTTCACTCCGTGGGTGGTCGATTGACGGGTTGAGTGAACCTATCTGCTGCGCTATTCCTCGATAATTGCCGAGCTTTGCATTTGAGTATTGCAAATCATGCAGCAATCCCATGAGCCCTCCGCTCTTGCCGAGATGGCGGCTTTCGCCGCCGTCGCCGAGGCGCGCTCCTTCACCAGGGCAGCGGCGCGGGTCGGACGCGACGCCACCATCCTGTCGCGCCGCCTGCAGTCGCTGGAGGAGCGGCTTGGGGTCCGGCTGCTCCACCGCACGACGCGCAGCGTCTCGCTGACCGAGGCGGGCGCGGAATTCCTGGTGCGCGTGCGCGCCGTCCTCGCCTCGGTCGACGAGGCGGAAGCCGCCGCCTCCGCCCATGCCGGCGGCCGGCCGCGCGGGTTGCTGCGGCTGGCGCTGCCCGGCACCTTCGGGCGCATGTGGGTCGGGCCGTTCCTGCCACAGTTCCTCGCCGAGTTCCCGGATGTGCGGATCGAAGCCGAATTCTCCAACCGTTTCGCCGATCTCGTCGCCGAGAATTTCGACGTCGCCGTCCGGCTGGGCAGCCTCGAGGATTCGCGCCTGGTGGCGCGCAAGGTGGCGACGCGGCGCCGGCTGCTCTGCGCCGCGCCCTCCTACCTTGCGCGAAGGGGCCGGCCGGAAACGCCGCAGGCGCTGCTCGAACATTCCTGCCTCGGCTTCACCGGCTTCCAGACCTTTCCGGCCTGGGAGATGACCGACCGCGAGGGCCGACGCGTGCGCGTCGAGGTTTCGGGACCGCTCACCAGCGACGACGCCGAGGTGCTGGTCGAGGCCGCCGTGCAAGGCGTCGGCCTGATGATGAGCACCGACTGGCTGGTCGGACGCGAGCTCGCCGACGGGCGGTTGGTGCCGATCCTGGAGGACTGGACGCTGGCCGACGAGGGCGCGGTCTATGTCGTCATGCCCTCAGCCAAGGGCCAAGCCGCCAAGACCCGCGCCTTCGCCGACTGGATCGGCAAGCGATTTTCGCCAGAACCGCCCTGGCGGCAGTGCAAAGGTGCCGATCTCCTCGCTTGAAGGGGAGATTAGCCACTCGCCCGCCTTCGCCAACTCCAATATGATCCGGCCACCACGGGGAAAGCATCATGAAAAGCGTATTGGCAACCGTCATCCTGGCGCTACTCACCACCCTCCCCGCCCATGCCGCATCCTGCGCCTGGTCCGCCAAGATGGAGGAGGACGAAGGCGGCAGTGTGCTGATGGCCTCTGTCTGCGGCGGATCGAAGGGCGATGCGCATCTGATGCTGGCCTGCTTCGGCAAGCCGGTGCTGAGCTATGATCTCGGCGCCGCAGGCGGGCAGCTCGAGCCTGGCATCAGCGCGGATTTCACGTTCAAGGCCGGCGGCAAGAGCCTGACCAAGAAGCTCGATCTCGAGGCAATGTACAATTATTTCACGGCGGAACTCTCCGGTCCTTCCGATCCGCTGCTCGCCCTGCTGCGCGGCAAGGGGGAGGTGACGGTTGCCGCCGGCAAATACGGCGCGGCGAGCTTTCCGCTGAAAGGCTCCGGCGCCGCGATCGGCAAGGTGCTGGCCGAGTGCGGGAAAGGTTCAGGCGGCGAGGCGGATTAATCTCCCTCCTTGAGGGGGAGATTACCCGCTCCCTCCCCCGGCTTCAGGAACTGCCGCAGCAAATCCACCGGCAGCGGGAAGACCACCGTGGAGGAGCGTTCGCCGGCGATGTCGTGCAGGGCCTCGAAATAGCGCAGCTGCATGGCCTGCGGCTCCTCGGCCAGCATCTTGCCGGCCTCGACCAGCTTCGCCGCGGCCTGCTGCTCGCCGTCGGCGTTGATCACCTTGGCGCGCCGCAGCCGTTCCGCCTCGGCCTGCTTGGCGATGGCGCGGATCATGCTCTCGTTCAAGTCGACATGCTTGATCTCGACATTGGAGACCTTGATGCCCCAGGCGTCGGTGCGCTGGTCGAGGATCTCCTGGATGTCGCTGTTGAGCCTGTCGCGCTCGGCCAGCATCTCGTCGAGCTCGTGCTTGCCGAGCACCGAGCGCAGCGTGGTCTGGGCAAGCTGGTTGGTGGCGGTCATGAAATCCTCGACCTGGATGATCGCCCGCTCGGCGTCGACGATGCGGAAATAGAGCACCGCGTTGACCTTCACCGAGACGTTGTCGCGCGAGATGACGTCCTGCGGCGGCACGTCCTGCACGACCACGCGCAGGTCCACCCTGACCATCTGCTGGATGAAGGGAACGAGGATGATGAGGCCCGGTCCCTTGACGCCGGTGAAGCGGCCAAGCGTGAAGACCACGCCGCGCTCGTATTCCCTGAGGATGCGGATGGCCGCCGACAGGAACATGATCACCAGTAGCGCGAGGATCAGATAGGCGACATAACCGACTGTCATTGTTTTGCTCCGTCGTTTCCCGGCCCGTTGCTTCCTGCACCACGCCGCCGCACCGTCAGCACGAGATCGCTGACGCCAGTCACCTCCGCGCGATCTCCCGGCGCGATCGGCTCGTCGGCTTTCGCCTGCCAGCGTTCGCCGAGCGCCAGCACATGGCCCTCGCCGCCTTCCCAGTCGAGAATCTGCACGGGCAGGCCGCGCATCGCCTCGCCGCCGATACGGGGCGGATTGCGGCGGGCTGACCAGAGATAGCTGCCGGCCAGCAGCGCGAGCCCGAGCGTCAGCGCGGCGGCGGGGCCGATGATCGCCCAGGATATGGCGAAGCCCGGCCCCTCGACCTTGAGCAGCATGGCCGCGCCGAGCAGGAAGGCGGCCGCGCCTCCGACCCCGAGCACCACCGTCGGATTGAAAGCCTCGACGATGAGGAAGCCGACGCCGAGCAGCATCAGGGCGAGCCCGGCATAGTTGATCGGCAAGAGATCGAGCGCGTAGAGGGCGAGCACGAGGCAGGTGGCGCCGATGACGCCGGGCGCCACCGCGCCGGGGCTCGTCACCTCGAAGACCAGACCATAGAAGCCGAGCAGCATCAGGATGACGGCGACGTTCGGATCGGTGATGACGGCGAGAAGCCGGATGAACCAGCCTGGATCCAGGACCTCGACGGCCAGCCCCTTCGTCGCCAGCACCTGCTTCTTGCCGGCCACCTCGACGGTGCGACCGTCGGCGAGCTGCAAGAGCTCGGTCGTGTCGCGGGCGACGAAGTCGATGACATGTTCCTGCAGCGCGGCGCTCGCCGAAAGGCTCGCCGCCTGGCGCACGGCCTTCTCGCCCCAGTCGCCGTTGCGGTTGCGCAGCTCGGCGAGCGAGCGGATCAGCGCCACCGCGTCATTGGTCACCTTGGCCATCATCGGGTCGCCGGATGGCTGGCCGGTGCCCTTGTCGTCCTTCTCGCCGCCCGGAAGCGAGGGCAGCCCGCCGATCTCGACCGGCGTCGCCGCGCCCAGATTGGTGCCGGGCGCCATCGCGGCGACATGGGTGGCGTAGAGGATGTAGGTTCCGGCGCTCGCCGCGTGGCCGCCGGCCGGCGCGACATAACCGATGACGGGAACGGGAGAGGCCAGGATATCGGCGATCATCTCGCGCATCGAGGTGACCAGGCCGCCCGGCGTGTCGAGCTGGAGGATGAGAACCGCGGCGTTGCGCTCGGCCGCGGCCTTTAGCGCTTCCTTCAACTGGCGGGCGCTCGCCGGACCGATGGCGCCGTCGATCGCGATGCTGAGAGCAACCCTCTCCGCCGCCATTCCGGCCGAGGAGAAGGGGAAAAGGACCGCGGCAGCCACGAAGGCCGCTGCCAAAAGGGCCACCCGCGCGAGTCTCACGCTCAAAGCTCCTTGGATTCAATATGGGGTTGTAGTGGGCCAAGTCCAATGAGGGGGGAGCGAGCGAGTAATCTCCCCCCTCGAGGGGGAGATGGCCGGCAGGCCAGAGGGGGTCGTCTCACATCAAGCGCCGACGCGTTGCGAAAGCAAGAAGAGGTTGGCGCCTCACGCGCGGCGACCCCCTCTGTCGCCTTCGGCGACATCTCCCCCCCGAGGGGGGAGATTACGCGCTCGCCCGCCTTCGCGCCCCCAACGATTCCACGGCAATTTCGACGCAGGCTCCAACGCTGGCTCCCTCGCCCATCCTGCATTGTCCCCGTCGACCGCGCGAATGAATGCGCCCGCAACCAATGGAGACGACAATGACGGCTTTGGATCGAGCCACCATCGAAACCGGCCGGGCGGGCTTCAGCCTGTCCGGCTTTGCCCGGCGCACACTCAGCCTGGCCTATCGCGCCATCAAGATGCGCAATGAACGTGCCGCGCTGCAGGCCATGCCGGACTTCCTGCTGAAGGACATCGGCATCAGCCGCTCGCAGATCGAGTGTTATACCTGCGTGCGCCTTGCGCCCTCCGATACGGATGGGATGGACCGCTGAAGCATCGCCGCTTCGGCGGCCGGAATGCTTGAAGGCCCTTCAAAACCCCTCTTCAAAAACCCTGGCGTCGCCGGGGTTTTCGCGTTTGGCCATGCCCCTGGCGACCGGCGTCTCCGGCGTTGGGATCGTGCGGCGGGCGCGCGTCCCAAATGAAACGTCCAATGCAATTTCCACGGTGGGCGCATCAAAAATTCCACGCTCGCACCCACTCTCGCTCAAACGCTCGACCGCCAAAGGAATGCCGTCACGGCAACCAAGCCGCAAACAACCTTCGGAGTAGAAAAGATGCAACCCAACACCAAGCCTGCACGACTTCCGCTCAACGGCGTCGACACGCCCAACCTGATCGCGACGATCAATTTCGTGGCGGACCAGCCGGAGCTGGCGAAGTTCCAGTTCCGCGCCCACAACGAATGGATCGAGGGCACGCACAGCAAGAGCGTCATGCACGGCTTCTACGGCGCCGGCCAGGAGCAGAAGCACGAGAAGCCCTATTATGCCGACAGCGACCATCCGGCGATCCTGTGCGGCGCCGACAATGCGCCGACCCCGGTCGAATGGGTGCTGCATGCGCTGGCGAGCTGCCTGATGTCGGGCGTCGCCAACATCGCGGCCGCGCGCGGCATCAAGCTCACCCGGGTCAAGTGCTCGGTCGACGGCGACATCGACCTGCGCGGCATCCTCGGCATCTCCGACGAGGTGCGCAACGGCTTCCAGAACATCCAGGTATCGTTCGAGGTCGAAGGCAACGCGCCGGCCGAGAAGCTGACCCAGCTCGTCGAACAGGCCCGCGCCCGCTCGGCGGTCTACGACGTGCTGACCAAGGGCGTGCCGGTCACGGTCGGGATCAAGACCATCCAGTGATCGCGACAATCCAATGACCCGCCGGGGAGACGGTTTGCACACGGCCGTCTCCCTCAATGCCAACGGACAGGAACCATGAAACGGGCTGACGTCGTCATCGTCGGCGCGGGCCAGGCCGGCCTTGCGCTCAGCCATTGCCTCGGCCGGATCGGCATCGAGCATGCCGTTCTGGAGCGCGGCCGCATCGGCGAACGCTGGCGCTCGCAGAGCTGGCGCACGCTCAGGCTCTTGACACCCAACTGGCTGAACGCGCTGCCCGGCTCGCCCTATGAAGGCGTCGATCCCGACGGCTTCATGGACAAAAGCGCCTTCGTGGCGAGCCTGGAGGCCTATGCAGGACGCTGGCAGGCGCCGGTCGAATGCTGCGTCGAGGTTCTTTCGTCAAGGCGGATCGGCGGCGGCTTCGTGCTCGACACCAGCACCGGCGCCTGGTCGGCCAAGGCCGTCGTGGTGGCCACCGGCCATTGCGACCGACCGGCGATCCCCTTTGTGTCCGAGACCAGGGGCGGACCGCTGACCATCCACGCTTCGCAGTATCGCTCTACCGGCGAGTTGCCCCCTGGCGGGGTGCTGATCGTCGGCGCGTCATCCTCTGGCGTGCAGATCGCCGACGAGCTTGCCCGCGCCGGCCGGCGCGTGACGCTGTCCGTCGGCAAGCACACGCGCCTGCCAAGGCGCTGGCGCGGCAAGGACATCTTCTTCTGGCTCTGCCGGATGGGTTTCATGGCGCAACCGCTCGACGCACTCGCCAACCCCGAAAGCGCCAGGCGCCAGCCTTCGCTGCAGCTCGCCGGGCGGCCGGACAAGGCCGATGTCGATCTCGCCACGCTGCAGGCGCTGGGCGTCGAGCTGACCGGGCGGGTGCGCGGCCTTGCCGATCGCGAGATCGTCTTCGCCGACGATCTCGCCGCGCAGATTGCGGCGGCGGAGGCGAAACAGGCCCGTTTGCTGGCCGAGATCGACCGCTTCGCCGGCGATCCGCGAGCAGGCCGGCGCGAACCGGTGACGGTGCCTTCGGCCAGCCCTGAGCGGCTTTCGCTGACGGACGGATCGATCCGGACGATCATCTGGGCGACCGGCTATTCCCGCTCCTTCGGCTGGCTGGAGCCGCTCGCGCTCGGCGCCGATGGCGAGATCGCGCATCAGGGCGGCGTCACAAGCGTTCCCGGCCTCTACGCGCTCGGTTTGCGCTTCCTGCGCAAGCGCGATTCCAACTTCATCGGCGGCGTCGGCGCGGACGCGCAGGCGATCGCCGCCGAGATCTCCCTCTATCTCGGCCGCAACGGCCGCCA
The window above is part of the Mesorhizobium sp. WSM4904 genome. Proteins encoded here:
- a CDS encoding xanthine dehydrogenase family protein molybdopterin-binding subunit, producing the protein MTVHDMKHAASDSARLEAVGGRLSRVDGPAKITGAAHYAVEQQLEGLTHAVLVGATIAAGKVTAIDTRAAETAPGVLAVLTPDTIMELKGASDWFGNPPSQPTYCPLAREVTFSGQHIAAVVAETFEQAVAAAALVKVWYDEISAIVDLSDGKAGDGIPIDAMTKEWGDAEAAFAEAPVRVCAAYNTPREFQAAMEPHGLIARWEGDELTIWEPSQWLDGMARTYAEWFGVSFENVRLISPYIGGGFGSKALALAHSAVAAAAARMLGRPVKLVLNRPQNFTSYGGRAATRQTVAIGADKQGRIQSIVHRGVNETAVDGMWVEPLGSVTSIMYATPNFSSKQNVVRVNTVVPGAKRAPGENPSAFGIECAIDELAYELGIDPLEMRLINYAEQDPHAKKAWSTRQLREAFAVGAEAFGWAKRSPAPRSMRDGHQLIGWGVAAGTYPVRRAHGEAVVKILTDGSVEVESSSIDMGQGTYTILAQTAAETLGVPVEQVSVKLGDSRLARAGVTGGSRLAGVMTGAVYKAAGQALDEMIGLALSDPRSPFHGLQANTLAVRDGRIASPRGDGPELSIAEFLSAVGRERIEAKGDTVPASFTPEQRYNNYTTIAMALPHTEGDYSRHSWCAHFVEVRVDEDFGTVRVSRVVSALDSGRLYNPKLAESQWKGGIIMGIGQALLEEGIVDRRHGRIVNGNLADYMLPTNADIPDIQTISVGIPDPHSSALGGKGVGELGIVGVAPAIANAVFHATGKRVRDLPITLEKLI
- a CDS encoding NAD(P)-dependent alcohol dehydrogenase, yielding MKAIELNQPRLDAFRAASVATPEPQRGEVLIRQRAASLNFVDVAVASGNYPGPVFPLIPVADGAGEIVALGEGVTRFAIGDRVVAHAKPRWIGGRPRPYEMTQMRGISLPGSLAEYVALPANSIVPVPAHLSFEAASTLPIAGTTAWNAIRAAGVGPGSVVVLLGTGGVSIFTLQLAKAAGATVIITSSSDEKLERAKALGADHLINYRATPDWDGKVLELTDGLGADLVVETGGTATFARAVNATAPGGTLFTIGFVTGAEASVNLLPIIIKALKVVGNNTGSVSDLRDAARAIAAARIEPVVDKVFSQNEATEAYTHMAAGGLHFGKLVFGLDW
- a CDS encoding LysR family transcriptional regulator — encoded protein: MQQSHEPSALAEMAAFAAVAEARSFTRAAARVGRDATILSRRLQSLEERLGVRLLHRTTRSVSLTEAGAEFLVRVRAVLASVDEAEAAASAHAGGRPRGLLRLALPGTFGRMWVGPFLPQFLAEFPDVRIEAEFSNRFADLVAENFDVAVRLGSLEDSRLVARKVATRRRLLCAAPSYLARRGRPETPQALLEHSCLGFTGFQTFPAWEMTDREGRRVRVEVSGPLTSDDAEVLVEAAVQGVGLMMSTDWLVGRELADGRLVPILEDWTLADEGAVYVVMPSAKGQAAKTRAFADWIGKRFSPEPPWRQCKGADLLA
- a CDS encoding slipin family protein, which gives rise to MTVGYVAYLILALLVIMFLSAAIRILREYERGVVFTLGRFTGVKGPGLIILVPFIQQMVRVDLRVVVQDVPPQDVISRDNVSVKVNAVLYFRIVDAERAIIQVEDFMTATNQLAQTTLRSVLGKHELDEMLAERDRLNSDIQEILDQRTDAWGIKVSNVEIKHVDLNESMIRAIAKQAEAERLRRAKVINADGEQQAAAKLVEAGKMLAEEPQAMQLRYFEALHDIAGERSSTVVFPLPVDLLRQFLKPGEGAGNLPLKEGD
- a CDS encoding nodulation protein NfeD, which translates into the protein MRLARVALLAAAFVAAAVLFPFSSAGMAAERVALSIAIDGAIGPASARQLKEALKAAAERNAAVLILQLDTPGGLVTSMREMIADILASPVPVIGYVAPAGGHAASAGTYILYATHVAAMAPGTNLGAATPVEIGGLPSLPGGEKDDKGTGQPSGDPMMAKVTNDAVALIRSLAELRNRNGDWGEKAVRQAASLSASAALQEHVIDFVARDTTELLQLADGRTVEVAGKKQVLATKGLAVEVLDPGWFIRLLAVITDPNVAVILMLLGFYGLVFEVTSPGAVAPGVIGATCLVLALYALDLLPINYAGLALMLLGVGFLIVEAFNPTVVLGVGGAAAFLLGAAMLLKVEGPGFAISWAIIGPAAALTLGLALLAGSYLWSARRNPPRIGGEAMRGLPVQILDWEGGEGHVLALGERWQAKADEPIAPGDRAEVTGVSDLVLTVRRRGAGSNGPGNDGAKQ
- a CDS encoding DUF1127 domain-containing protein, with the protein product MTALDRATIETGRAGFSLSGFARRTLSLAYRAIKMRNERAALQAMPDFLLKDIGISRSQIECYTCVRLAPSDTDGMDR
- a CDS encoding OsmC family protein, which produces MQPNTKPARLPLNGVDTPNLIATINFVADQPELAKFQFRAHNEWIEGTHSKSVMHGFYGAGQEQKHEKPYYADSDHPAILCGADNAPTPVEWVLHALASCLMSGVANIAAARGIKLTRVKCSVDGDIDLRGILGISDEVRNGFQNIQVSFEVEGNAPAEKLTQLVEQARARSAVYDVLTKGVPVTVGIKTIQ
- a CDS encoding NAD(P)/FAD-dependent oxidoreductase → MKRADVVIVGAGQAGLALSHCLGRIGIEHAVLERGRIGERWRSQSWRTLRLLTPNWLNALPGSPYEGVDPDGFMDKSAFVASLEAYAGRWQAPVECCVEVLSSRRIGGGFVLDTSTGAWSAKAVVVATGHCDRPAIPFVSETRGGPLTIHASQYRSTGELPPGGVLIVGASSSGVQIADELARAGRRVTLSVGKHTRLPRRWRGKDIFFWLCRMGFMAQPLDALANPESARRQPSLQLAGRPDKADVDLATLQALGVELTGRVRGLADREIVFADDLAAQIAAAEAKQARLLAEIDRFAGDPRAGRREPVTVPSASPERLSLTDGSIRTIIWATGYSRSFGWLEPLALGADGEIAHQGGVTSVPGLYALGLRFLRKRDSNFIGGVGADAQAIAAEISLYLGRNGRQAA